The genomic stretch tgaccaatgtagcgacgtgtttaccacatcgctacattaaatgcttttttttttaaaatttattcacgctagatttgttttgttttatatattttttataattaattaatatataataaaatatatataataaaatatatataataaaatatatataataaaatttatataataaaatttatataataaaatttataaaataaaatttatataataaaacctataaaataaaatttatatattaaaatctataaaaactaatttatataataaatttgtataaaataaattcatataataaacattatataataaattcaattaattaaaactaaaaatttaaaactaatactttaatgaattaaaatgtagaatattttacataaaaataaattaaaaataaataaaatacaaaatgttttcaagaggcatcatccggaaaataattatccggattaaaatcatcagccaccccgtcatcctccggcttttgaggaggagcattactgtaatttccacctccttgcataaaccgtctcatctgctcctccatctcagcttgcttcttcataatgccctccatctgtcgcgcatgctgctcctccatatcagtctgcttcttccgcatcatctcgatctgggcctcactttcgcgtctcgccaattgccttactaattcagtttgttcctgtgtcagatttggttgacgcgatccaccctctccatcctgaagtctttgaaacagattgcggtcaccacgtctatagctggccgccaaatttccagcaccaaaaaagcaaccattaggtcctttttctttaataacctcacaccagatatagtgatcaacatccgcatttagcggctccccctctgctggcatgaattgaggattattttccagaaaaatggcaagTCGCCTATCATAATCTTCCTGCACagatattcaataaaaaatgtaagttaaatatttaaatgcatatttaattagtcaattaaaatat from Vicia villosa cultivar HV-30 ecotype Madison, WI linkage group LG4, Vvil1.0, whole genome shotgun sequence encodes the following:
- the LOC131597792 gene encoding uncharacterized protein LOC131597792, with protein sequence MPELISRTRTRRSGGFVDERTKLYLEDYDRRLAIFLENNPQFMPAEGEPLNADVDHYIWCEVIKEKGPNGCFFGAGNLAASYRRGDRNLFQRLQDGEGGSRQPNLTQEQTELVRQLARRESEAQIEMIGSTLLSSHRIRRRGPPSWEVVVLGNRLIKCLFGSSIVNVGV